One window of Coffea eugenioides isolate CCC68of unplaced genomic scaffold, Ceug_1.0 ScVebR1_3220;HRSCAF=4395, whole genome shotgun sequence genomic DNA carries:
- the LOC113757666 gene encoding general transcription factor 3C polypeptide 3-like isoform X1 — protein MMSKTRIDGKLHHILESSISAWVESRMEEGEGAGVVGSSSEFHADEHPMELESQLEEEHEVDDEGEGTTANTMANIEEEDDDDEDEEEEGYKFRFSDDMDPLAFAKEDASGLQPYEQFQRLEHDYEALAAKKRKARLQAIPQGEVPAAKKPRQRQEDVSGATMEEIMELMNYGSRRRSRKSKRRGRRKGSRNKVSPEVTRKLGDATLHYAHGRYGEAIGMFYEVIRLSPNLPDPYHRLGLIYNEMGDKKRALDFYMIAAHLTPKDASLWKLLVTWSVEQGDTGQARYCLSKAITADPEDINLRFHRASLYVELGDYLKAADSYEQISQLCPDNVKVLQTAAQLYKKCGQSERAVTVLESYLRNYCKEPDLNVVDILASLHMEGNAHHKALEHIEHAQQVYCSGKEMPLCLRTKAGICHIHLGNLVKAEALFNVLRHENLHDHRQLIIQIGDSLMNHGHYESAVEYYMMLVGDDVKNNGCLYLKIAECCCCLGKRLQSIGYFYRALDKLENSVDARLALSSLLLEENKDDEAISVLCPPKESESLFNLNLNAAKPWWLNGKIKLKLSQIYKAKGLLEAFVDVFFPVVRETLFLETIQQKVRPRKKLSKSVLSERIKILDHVRTDTVFHGFRPVASASDLSRASRAKKLLKKKEAKRAAALAAGIEWISDDSEDESPQQAPRELPLPNLIRDAEHHHLIIELCKSLASLKKYWEALKIINLTLKLASNVLSVERNEELRTLGAQIAYTIADPAHGFEYARYIVDQRPYSFSAWNCYYKVMSKLDSRYSKHNKFLHTMRTKHKSCVPLTLIFGHQFTMISQHQAAVREYLEAYKLMPDIPLVNLCAGTALINLALGHRLQNKHQSVAQGLAFLYNNLQLCRYSQEALYNIARAYHHVGLVSLAALNYEKVLTMHESDCPMPNLPNEKPDGLASPKSGYCDLRREAAYNLHLIYKKSGAIDLARQILKDHCVI, from the exons AGTTCAATTAGCGCTTGGGTGGAGAGCAGAATGGAGGAGGGCGAGGGTGCTGGGGTTGTAGGTAGCAGCAGTGAGTTCCATGCAGATGAGCATCCTATGGAATTGGAATCACAATTGGAAGAAGAACATGAAGTCGATGATGAAGGAGAAGGCACAACTGCTAACACTATGGCtaatattgaagaagaagatgatgatgatgaggatgaagaggaagaagggTATAAATTCAGGTTCAGTGATGACATGGATCCTCTGGCTTTTGCCAAAGAGGACGCATCTGGGCTCCAGCCTTACGAACAATTCCAGCGCCTGGAGCACGACTATGAAGCTTTGGCTGCCAAAAAGCGCAAGGCCCGTCTCCAAGCCATACCCCAAGG GGAAGTACCTGCAGCTAAAAAACCACGGCAACGACAAGAGGATGTTTCTGGTGCAACCATGGAAGAAATAATGGAACTCATGAATTATGGCTCTAGAAGAAGATCCAGGAAG TCCAAGAGAAGAGGTCGACGAAAGGGATCAAGGAATAAAGTCAGTCCTGAAGTGACTCGAAAACTTGGTGATGCTACTCTTCATTATGCCCATGGCCGCTATGGAGAG GCCATAGGGATGTTTTATGAAGTGATTCGTCTTTCTCCCAATCTTCCTGATCCATATCATAGGCTTGGGCTCATCTATAATGAGATGGGTGATAAGAAGAGAGCCTTGGATTTCTACATGATTGCTGCCCATTTAACCCCAAAGGATGCATCTCTGTGGAAGCTTCTTGTGACATGGTCCGTAGAACAAGGTGATACAGGACAAGCCAGGTACTGCCTTTCTAAAGCAATAACAGCAGATCCTGAAGATATCAATTTGCGGTTTCACCGTGCATCTCTTTATGTTGAGTTGGGTGATTATTTGAAAGCTGCTGATTCATATGAGCAAATTTCACAGCTCTGTCCCGACAATGTAAAGGTACTACAGACTGCGGCCCAGCTGTATAAAAAATGTGGCCAATCTGAGCGTGCAGTCACTGTACTGGAAAGCTATCTCAGAAATTATTGCAAGGAACCTGATTTAAATGTGGTTGATATATTGGCTTCACTACACATGGAAGGCAATGCACATCATAAAGCCCTCGAGCATATTGAGCATGCACAGCAGGTTTACTGCTCTGGGAAAGAGATGCCATTATGTCTACGCACAAAAGCTGGAATATGTCATATTCACCTTGGAAACTTGGTAAAAGCAGAAGCTCTTTTCAATGTTTTGAGACATGAGAATTTACATGATCATCGCCAGTTGATTATTCAGATTGGAGATTCACTAATGAATCACGGGCATTATGAATCTGCAGTAGAATACTATATGATGTTGGTAGGAGATGATGTTAAGAACAATGGTTGCCTGTATCTGAAAATTGCTGAGTGTTGCTGTTGTCTGGGGAAACGATTGCAATCAATTGGTTACTTCTACAGAGCTTTAGACAAACTTGAGAATAGTGTTGATGCTCGGCTGGCTTTGTCATCACTTCTTCTTGAAGAAAATAAAGATGATGAAGCCATTTCTGTTCTATGTCCTCCTAAAGAATCAGAATCACTATTTAACTTGAACCTAAATGCAGCAAAACCATGGTGGCTTAATGGGAAGATAAAGTTGAAGCTTTCTCAAATCTATAAAGCTAAAGGATTGTTAGAGGCATTTGTAGATGTTTTTTTTCCTGTGGTTCGCGAGACATTGTTTCTTGAGACTATACAACAAAAGGTCAGGCCAAGGAAGAAGCTATCAAAAAGTGTTCTTTCTGAACGGATAAAAATACTTGATCATGTTAGGACTGATACTGTGTTTCATGGATTTAGACCTGTAGCTTCAGCATCAGATCTGTCTAGAGCGTCCAGAGCAAAAAAGTTACTAAAAAAGAAGGAAGCAAAAAGAGCTGCTGCTCTGGCTGCTGGAATTGAGTGGATAAGTGATGATTCAGAGGATGAATCTCCCCAACAAGCGCCAAGAGAGCTTCCTCTTCCAAACCTTATAAGAGATGCAGAACATCATCATCTCATTATAGAATTATGCAAATCACTAGCATCCTTGAAAAAGTATTGGGAAGCATTGAAAATCATCAATTTAACTCTGAAATTGGCCTCCAATGTTTTGTCTGTTGAAAGGAACGAAGAGCTTAGAACTCTGGGAGCCCAAATAGCATACACTATTGCTGATCCTGCTCACGGCTTTGAATATGCACGCTATATTGTTGATCAACGTCCTTATAGCTTTTCTGCATGGAACTGCTATTACAAAGTAATGTCAAAACTGGACAGTCGATATTCAAAGCATAACAAGTTTTTGCACACCATGCGAACCAAGCACAAAAGTTGTGTACCACTCACTCTCATTTTCGGGCACCAGTTTACCATGATCAGCCAGCATCAAGCAGCTGTTCGGGAATATTTGGAAGCTTACAAGCTGATGCCAGATATTCCCTTGGTCAATCTTTGTGCTGGAACTGCATTGATAAACTTGGCCCTAGGTCACAGACTTCAAAACAAACATCAGTCTGTGGCCCAAGGATTGGCATTTCTTTACAATAATTTACAGCTTTGCAGATATAGTCAGGAAGCACTGTATAATATAGCTCGAGCATATCATCATGTCGGTCTTGTTTCTCTTGCTGCTTTAAACTATGAAAAGGTTCTTACAATGCATGAAAGTGATTGCCCCATGCCAAACCTTCCAAATGAGAAACCAGATGGTCTGGCTTCTCCAAAGTCAGGCTACTGTGATCTTCGTCGGGAAGCAGCTTACAACTTGCATCTGATCTACAAGAAAAGTGGAGCAATTGATCTTGCCAGGCAAATCTTGAAAGATCATTGTGTCATATGA
- the LOC113757666 gene encoding transcription factor tau subunit sfc4-like isoform X2 — protein sequence MEEGEGAGVVGSSSEFHADEHPMELESQLEEEHEVDDEGEGTTANTMANIEEEDDDDEDEEEEGYKFRFSDDMDPLAFAKEDASGLQPYEQFQRLEHDYEALAAKKRKARLQAIPQGEVPAAKKPRQRQEDVSGATMEEIMELMNYGSRRRSRKSKRRGRRKGSRNKVSPEVTRKLGDATLHYAHGRYGEAIGMFYEVIRLSPNLPDPYHRLGLIYNEMGDKKRALDFYMIAAHLTPKDASLWKLLVTWSVEQGDTGQARYCLSKAITADPEDINLRFHRASLYVELGDYLKAADSYEQISQLCPDNVKVLQTAAQLYKKCGQSERAVTVLESYLRNYCKEPDLNVVDILASLHMEGNAHHKALEHIEHAQQVYCSGKEMPLCLRTKAGICHIHLGNLVKAEALFNVLRHENLHDHRQLIIQIGDSLMNHGHYESAVEYYMMLVGDDVKNNGCLYLKIAECCCCLGKRLQSIGYFYRALDKLENSVDARLALSSLLLEENKDDEAISVLCPPKESESLFNLNLNAAKPWWLNGKIKLKLSQIYKAKGLLEAFVDVFFPVVRETLFLETIQQKVRPRKKLSKSVLSERIKILDHVRTDTVFHGFRPVASASDLSRASRAKKLLKKKEAKRAAALAAGIEWISDDSEDESPQQAPRELPLPNLIRDAEHHHLIIELCKSLASLKKYWEALKIINLTLKLASNVLSVERNEELRTLGAQIAYTIADPAHGFEYARYIVDQRPYSFSAWNCYYKVMSKLDSRYSKHNKFLHTMRTKHKSCVPLTLIFGHQFTMISQHQAAVREYLEAYKLMPDIPLVNLCAGTALINLALGHRLQNKHQSVAQGLAFLYNNLQLCRYSQEALYNIARAYHHVGLVSLAALNYEKVLTMHESDCPMPNLPNEKPDGLASPKSGYCDLRREAAYNLHLIYKKSGAIDLARQILKDHCVI from the exons ATGGAGGAGGGCGAGGGTGCTGGGGTTGTAGGTAGCAGCAGTGAGTTCCATGCAGATGAGCATCCTATGGAATTGGAATCACAATTGGAAGAAGAACATGAAGTCGATGATGAAGGAGAAGGCACAACTGCTAACACTATGGCtaatattgaagaagaagatgatgatgatgaggatgaagaggaagaagggTATAAATTCAGGTTCAGTGATGACATGGATCCTCTGGCTTTTGCCAAAGAGGACGCATCTGGGCTCCAGCCTTACGAACAATTCCAGCGCCTGGAGCACGACTATGAAGCTTTGGCTGCCAAAAAGCGCAAGGCCCGTCTCCAAGCCATACCCCAAGG GGAAGTACCTGCAGCTAAAAAACCACGGCAACGACAAGAGGATGTTTCTGGTGCAACCATGGAAGAAATAATGGAACTCATGAATTATGGCTCTAGAAGAAGATCCAGGAAG TCCAAGAGAAGAGGTCGACGAAAGGGATCAAGGAATAAAGTCAGTCCTGAAGTGACTCGAAAACTTGGTGATGCTACTCTTCATTATGCCCATGGCCGCTATGGAGAG GCCATAGGGATGTTTTATGAAGTGATTCGTCTTTCTCCCAATCTTCCTGATCCATATCATAGGCTTGGGCTCATCTATAATGAGATGGGTGATAAGAAGAGAGCCTTGGATTTCTACATGATTGCTGCCCATTTAACCCCAAAGGATGCATCTCTGTGGAAGCTTCTTGTGACATGGTCCGTAGAACAAGGTGATACAGGACAAGCCAGGTACTGCCTTTCTAAAGCAATAACAGCAGATCCTGAAGATATCAATTTGCGGTTTCACCGTGCATCTCTTTATGTTGAGTTGGGTGATTATTTGAAAGCTGCTGATTCATATGAGCAAATTTCACAGCTCTGTCCCGACAATGTAAAGGTACTACAGACTGCGGCCCAGCTGTATAAAAAATGTGGCCAATCTGAGCGTGCAGTCACTGTACTGGAAAGCTATCTCAGAAATTATTGCAAGGAACCTGATTTAAATGTGGTTGATATATTGGCTTCACTACACATGGAAGGCAATGCACATCATAAAGCCCTCGAGCATATTGAGCATGCACAGCAGGTTTACTGCTCTGGGAAAGAGATGCCATTATGTCTACGCACAAAAGCTGGAATATGTCATATTCACCTTGGAAACTTGGTAAAAGCAGAAGCTCTTTTCAATGTTTTGAGACATGAGAATTTACATGATCATCGCCAGTTGATTATTCAGATTGGAGATTCACTAATGAATCACGGGCATTATGAATCTGCAGTAGAATACTATATGATGTTGGTAGGAGATGATGTTAAGAACAATGGTTGCCTGTATCTGAAAATTGCTGAGTGTTGCTGTTGTCTGGGGAAACGATTGCAATCAATTGGTTACTTCTACAGAGCTTTAGACAAACTTGAGAATAGTGTTGATGCTCGGCTGGCTTTGTCATCACTTCTTCTTGAAGAAAATAAAGATGATGAAGCCATTTCTGTTCTATGTCCTCCTAAAGAATCAGAATCACTATTTAACTTGAACCTAAATGCAGCAAAACCATGGTGGCTTAATGGGAAGATAAAGTTGAAGCTTTCTCAAATCTATAAAGCTAAAGGATTGTTAGAGGCATTTGTAGATGTTTTTTTTCCTGTGGTTCGCGAGACATTGTTTCTTGAGACTATACAACAAAAGGTCAGGCCAAGGAAGAAGCTATCAAAAAGTGTTCTTTCTGAACGGATAAAAATACTTGATCATGTTAGGACTGATACTGTGTTTCATGGATTTAGACCTGTAGCTTCAGCATCAGATCTGTCTAGAGCGTCCAGAGCAAAAAAGTTACTAAAAAAGAAGGAAGCAAAAAGAGCTGCTGCTCTGGCTGCTGGAATTGAGTGGATAAGTGATGATTCAGAGGATGAATCTCCCCAACAAGCGCCAAGAGAGCTTCCTCTTCCAAACCTTATAAGAGATGCAGAACATCATCATCTCATTATAGAATTATGCAAATCACTAGCATCCTTGAAAAAGTATTGGGAAGCATTGAAAATCATCAATTTAACTCTGAAATTGGCCTCCAATGTTTTGTCTGTTGAAAGGAACGAAGAGCTTAGAACTCTGGGAGCCCAAATAGCATACACTATTGCTGATCCTGCTCACGGCTTTGAATATGCACGCTATATTGTTGATCAACGTCCTTATAGCTTTTCTGCATGGAACTGCTATTACAAAGTAATGTCAAAACTGGACAGTCGATATTCAAAGCATAACAAGTTTTTGCACACCATGCGAACCAAGCACAAAAGTTGTGTACCACTCACTCTCATTTTCGGGCACCAGTTTACCATGATCAGCCAGCATCAAGCAGCTGTTCGGGAATATTTGGAAGCTTACAAGCTGATGCCAGATATTCCCTTGGTCAATCTTTGTGCTGGAACTGCATTGATAAACTTGGCCCTAGGTCACAGACTTCAAAACAAACATCAGTCTGTGGCCCAAGGATTGGCATTTCTTTACAATAATTTACAGCTTTGCAGATATAGTCAGGAAGCACTGTATAATATAGCTCGAGCATATCATCATGTCGGTCTTGTTTCTCTTGCTGCTTTAAACTATGAAAAGGTTCTTACAATGCATGAAAGTGATTGCCCCATGCCAAACCTTCCAAATGAGAAACCAGATGGTCTGGCTTCTCCAAAGTCAGGCTACTGTGATCTTCGTCGGGAAGCAGCTTACAACTTGCATCTGATCTACAAGAAAAGTGGAGCAATTGATCTTGCCAGGCAAATCTTGAAAGATCATTGTGTCATATGA
- the LOC113757666 gene encoding general transcription factor 3C polypeptide 3-like isoform X3, with protein MEEIMELMNYGSRRRSRKSKRRGRRKGSRNKVSPEVTRKLGDATLHYAHGRYGEAIGMFYEVIRLSPNLPDPYHRLGLIYNEMGDKKRALDFYMIAAHLTPKDASLWKLLVTWSVEQGDTGQARYCLSKAITADPEDINLRFHRASLYVELGDYLKAADSYEQISQLCPDNVKVLQTAAQLYKKCGQSERAVTVLESYLRNYCKEPDLNVVDILASLHMEGNAHHKALEHIEHAQQVYCSGKEMPLCLRTKAGICHIHLGNLVKAEALFNVLRHENLHDHRQLIIQIGDSLMNHGHYESAVEYYMMLVGDDVKNNGCLYLKIAECCCCLGKRLQSIGYFYRALDKLENSVDARLALSSLLLEENKDDEAISVLCPPKESESLFNLNLNAAKPWWLNGKIKLKLSQIYKAKGLLEAFVDVFFPVVRETLFLETIQQKVRPRKKLSKSVLSERIKILDHVRTDTVFHGFRPVASASDLSRASRAKKLLKKKEAKRAAALAAGIEWISDDSEDESPQQAPRELPLPNLIRDAEHHHLIIELCKSLASLKKYWEALKIINLTLKLASNVLSVERNEELRTLGAQIAYTIADPAHGFEYARYIVDQRPYSFSAWNCYYKVMSKLDSRYSKHNKFLHTMRTKHKSCVPLTLIFGHQFTMISQHQAAVREYLEAYKLMPDIPLVNLCAGTALINLALGHRLQNKHQSVAQGLAFLYNNLQLCRYSQEALYNIARAYHHVGLVSLAALNYEKVLTMHESDCPMPNLPNEKPDGLASPKSGYCDLRREAAYNLHLIYKKSGAIDLARQILKDHCVI; from the exons ATGGAAGAAATAATGGAACTCATGAATTATGGCTCTAGAAGAAGATCCAGGAAG TCCAAGAGAAGAGGTCGACGAAAGGGATCAAGGAATAAAGTCAGTCCTGAAGTGACTCGAAAACTTGGTGATGCTACTCTTCATTATGCCCATGGCCGCTATGGAGAG GCCATAGGGATGTTTTATGAAGTGATTCGTCTTTCTCCCAATCTTCCTGATCCATATCATAGGCTTGGGCTCATCTATAATGAGATGGGTGATAAGAAGAGAGCCTTGGATTTCTACATGATTGCTGCCCATTTAACCCCAAAGGATGCATCTCTGTGGAAGCTTCTTGTGACATGGTCCGTAGAACAAGGTGATACAGGACAAGCCAGGTACTGCCTTTCTAAAGCAATAACAGCAGATCCTGAAGATATCAATTTGCGGTTTCACCGTGCATCTCTTTATGTTGAGTTGGGTGATTATTTGAAAGCTGCTGATTCATATGAGCAAATTTCACAGCTCTGTCCCGACAATGTAAAGGTACTACAGACTGCGGCCCAGCTGTATAAAAAATGTGGCCAATCTGAGCGTGCAGTCACTGTACTGGAAAGCTATCTCAGAAATTATTGCAAGGAACCTGATTTAAATGTGGTTGATATATTGGCTTCACTACACATGGAAGGCAATGCACATCATAAAGCCCTCGAGCATATTGAGCATGCACAGCAGGTTTACTGCTCTGGGAAAGAGATGCCATTATGTCTACGCACAAAAGCTGGAATATGTCATATTCACCTTGGAAACTTGGTAAAAGCAGAAGCTCTTTTCAATGTTTTGAGACATGAGAATTTACATGATCATCGCCAGTTGATTATTCAGATTGGAGATTCACTAATGAATCACGGGCATTATGAATCTGCAGTAGAATACTATATGATGTTGGTAGGAGATGATGTTAAGAACAATGGTTGCCTGTATCTGAAAATTGCTGAGTGTTGCTGTTGTCTGGGGAAACGATTGCAATCAATTGGTTACTTCTACAGAGCTTTAGACAAACTTGAGAATAGTGTTGATGCTCGGCTGGCTTTGTCATCACTTCTTCTTGAAGAAAATAAAGATGATGAAGCCATTTCTGTTCTATGTCCTCCTAAAGAATCAGAATCACTATTTAACTTGAACCTAAATGCAGCAAAACCATGGTGGCTTAATGGGAAGATAAAGTTGAAGCTTTCTCAAATCTATAAAGCTAAAGGATTGTTAGAGGCATTTGTAGATGTTTTTTTTCCTGTGGTTCGCGAGACATTGTTTCTTGAGACTATACAACAAAAGGTCAGGCCAAGGAAGAAGCTATCAAAAAGTGTTCTTTCTGAACGGATAAAAATACTTGATCATGTTAGGACTGATACTGTGTTTCATGGATTTAGACCTGTAGCTTCAGCATCAGATCTGTCTAGAGCGTCCAGAGCAAAAAAGTTACTAAAAAAGAAGGAAGCAAAAAGAGCTGCTGCTCTGGCTGCTGGAATTGAGTGGATAAGTGATGATTCAGAGGATGAATCTCCCCAACAAGCGCCAAGAGAGCTTCCTCTTCCAAACCTTATAAGAGATGCAGAACATCATCATCTCATTATAGAATTATGCAAATCACTAGCATCCTTGAAAAAGTATTGGGAAGCATTGAAAATCATCAATTTAACTCTGAAATTGGCCTCCAATGTTTTGTCTGTTGAAAGGAACGAAGAGCTTAGAACTCTGGGAGCCCAAATAGCATACACTATTGCTGATCCTGCTCACGGCTTTGAATATGCACGCTATATTGTTGATCAACGTCCTTATAGCTTTTCTGCATGGAACTGCTATTACAAAGTAATGTCAAAACTGGACAGTCGATATTCAAAGCATAACAAGTTTTTGCACACCATGCGAACCAAGCACAAAAGTTGTGTACCACTCACTCTCATTTTCGGGCACCAGTTTACCATGATCAGCCAGCATCAAGCAGCTGTTCGGGAATATTTGGAAGCTTACAAGCTGATGCCAGATATTCCCTTGGTCAATCTTTGTGCTGGAACTGCATTGATAAACTTGGCCCTAGGTCACAGACTTCAAAACAAACATCAGTCTGTGGCCCAAGGATTGGCATTTCTTTACAATAATTTACAGCTTTGCAGATATAGTCAGGAAGCACTGTATAATATAGCTCGAGCATATCATCATGTCGGTCTTGTTTCTCTTGCTGCTTTAAACTATGAAAAGGTTCTTACAATGCATGAAAGTGATTGCCCCATGCCAAACCTTCCAAATGAGAAACCAGATGGTCTGGCTTCTCCAAAGTCAGGCTACTGTGATCTTCGTCGGGAAGCAGCTTACAACTTGCATCTGATCTACAAGAAAAGTGGAGCAATTGATCTTGCCAGGCAAATCTTGAAAGATCATTGTGTCATATGA